The window CTGAGAAAATGTCGGGTACCACTCAATATTATATGGTAAGAAATAAGTATTTTTTTATTAAGAAATACTATAAGGGCAGCAGTAAAATAATTCCCTATATTCACACTCTCGTGATGTACTGTTATTATTGCATTAGATATGGCATGAAAATAAGGTATATTGCATGGGGAATATACGATTTTTTGAATGGGAAGATGTATAAAACAAACAGAAAGCTATGATTTTATGAGGTGACTATGGACATTGGCGTTGTTATTGTAACGTATAATCGAATAGAAAAATTGATGGAAACACTGGACCTGTTTTCCAAACAGACGAAAAGCCCGTTATATGTGATGATTGTCAATAATGCCAGCACTGATCAGACGGCAGCGTTTTTGGAGTCGTGGCAAAGAAAAAAGGAAGGCTTTGAAAAAATAGTGCTGAATCTGGTAGAAAATATCGGCGGAAGCGGAGGATTTCATGAAGGACTTAAGAAAAGCCTGTCCATGTCTGCGGAATGGGTATGGGTATCGGATGACGATGCAATGCCGGAAATCAATGCGCTGGAAAATGCTCATGGCTATCTAGAAGAGAAAGAAGAGCACTTGGATGAAATATCTGCGATTTGCGGGCAAGTAATAAATAATGGAACGATTGATACAAATCACAGGAAAAATTATACCAGCAGAGGATTTCGCATTTTTGAGCAGCCGGTACCTGAAGAAGAGTATGCAAAGGAAGAATTTGAAATAAATGCATTTTCATATGTAGGAACGATCATCAACCGTAATAAGATGAAGAAAGTTGGTGTTACCTTAAAGGAATATTTCATCTGGTGGGATGATACGGAGCACAGCCTTCGATTAAGTAAGGCGGGGAGAATTATATGTGTTCCTGACATCCGGATTCATCATGATGTTGGCAGAGGTGAACACGGGGTGACCTGGAAAACGTATTATGGCTTCCGAAATATGACTGATATGTATCGGAGACATATGCCGAGGCAGTGCTTTGCGTATTTTGCGTTGAGAGTAATGGTAAAAATAGTTTTCTTTTCGATAATGAAAAAAAGAGTAGTGGAAATTATAATATTGAAAAAGGCCTTTTCAGATGCTATAAAAGGGAAATTTGGCATTGATCCAGTATATAAACCTGGATGGAAGAATGAGGAAATATGATAAATGCAAAAGGAAAGATCATTAAAGTTTAATTTTATAATGAATTCATTGCTTACTGTGTCATCAATTATATTTCCGCTGATTACGTTTCCATATGTATCCAGAATTCTGCTCCCCGAAGGAAATGGCAAAGTATCCTTTGTTGC of the Lacrimispora indolis DSM 755 genome contains:
- a CDS encoding glycosyltransferase, whose product is MDIGVVIVTYNRIEKLMETLDLFSKQTKSPLYVMIVNNASTDQTAAFLESWQRKKEGFEKIVLNLVENIGGSGGFHEGLKKSLSMSAEWVWVSDDDAMPEINALENAHGYLEEKEEHLDEISAICGQVINNGTIDTNHRKNYTSRGFRIFEQPVPEEEYAKEEFEINAFSYVGTIINRNKMKKVGVTLKEYFIWWDDTEHSLRLSKAGRIICVPDIRIHHDVGRGEHGVTWKTYYGFRNMTDMYRRHMPRQCFAYFALRVMVKIVFFSIMKKRVVEIIILKKAFSDAIKGKFGIDPVYKPGWKNEEI